The Nostoc cf. commune SO-36 genomic sequence AGGGGATTTAGCCTACTTATAAAATCTGCGGTTGGAGTTTGCGCCAGTTCTTTCATATCCAAAACCAATCCCTTCAATTCAGGAATTTCATCTGCTTGAGGTGGAGAGGTTTTGGGAACTTCGTAGACAGGTACAACGTTGGTAGATAGTTTAACAGCACATTCTGTAGTATTTTGTGCTGTTTGGGCGTGAACGCTTACCCCATGACCAATGGCGAACTCTACCTGTTTGCGATAAAGCATTGCCATCGCTTTTTCTTCAGCATAAATTACTGGGTCAAGCTTACCAGCCTGACGCGGTTTATGTCGCTTGAGAAAAATATCAGGATGTTGAAAATCTGCTGATTGTACGCTTAATTCTGGTTGAAATAACCACGCTTCATCACGTAATTTGGCGGGTTCTTTTTGTCCATTAATTAAAAACAAGCTAACAATCCAATCCCCGTTACTTTGTTGGCGAATTTTGCCTTACTTTTGCAAAATCGTACCAGTAATTCTGCTTCATCCCCTGGATTATTTACGGCACGGATAGCCGGTGGTGGGCCATTGTGGATATAGTCTCTAGTTTGGAGAACGGGAAATTTCTCCGATTCCCAATTCTCTATTCCCCATTTCCTCATCATCTAAAATCGAATTTGCCAAGTAAGATATTGCAGCTTCGTTAATTTCGCGGGTGGTGCGGTGATTAACGCGCAGTACTCCTGTGCGTCCGACAAATTTCAAGTCTTGGCTCTAGAGAATCAATTGCGTAGATTAGCGCCTGCTTGATGGTTTTTCGCAGGACATCACCAGAAGCAATATTGGGTTTTCCGGTACTTTGGGAAATGACTGACGCAATTATTGCATCAGCAGTTTTGACATTAACATACTGTATATCTTCGCCTAACAGACTTGCTAAAAGTTGTTGAGAAAACGCAACCAGTGCATTTGTATAGGTTGTAAATAGGATTTTAGGTTTTTCGATTCCGTTGGCTTGGAGGATTTCTACCAAAGCACGAACACGGTAAAGTGCAACGGTACTTTTTCCCGTTCCGGGGCCACCTTTTAGCAGTGTAGGGACAGAAGCGTTGATTGCCCAACTGACGAACTTTTCTTGTTCAGGATTGAGTTTGAGTAAAAATCCCAGCAACTCACCTTCAGTGAAGCGCAATAAATCATCAGTGCTACCCGTAACAAAGCTGGGTTGGTTAAGAACTTGGTCAAAATTGGGTTCAGCGATACAATCAAAAATGCGATCGCACCACTTCCCTGGTAAGTTGACCGCCATTAAATCATCTAATGTCCGACACGCGGTTAATGTTGCCCAATATTCTTCTGGTAGTCGCAACCTATGAAGCAAATCTTCGGTAATTTCCACGGGTAGCGGGCTTTCTAGATAATCCTGCATTATTACCGTTAGCACCTTTAACACAGACAGATTCACCCCGAAAGTTATTATCGCAGGTTGCCCAGAGTGTTGCTAGAATTTCAGATAGGGGAACTCGGCAGAATATCGCCGCTTACACAGAAATATTAGCAGGTTTGAAGTTTGAGAAGGATTTAATTCAGCAATTTTTAGGAGAGGAAATTATGCAAGAATCTGTAATTTATCAGGATATTTTGCAGAAGGGGAAACAACAAGAAGCGGTTTCATTTTGTTTGCGGTTACTCAATCAACGTTTTGGGAAGCTTAATTCATTCATAATTGAGAGAGTTCAAGTTTTATCTGTTGAGAAACTCGAAGCTTTAGGTGCTGCATTGTTCAACATTTCAGAAGTATCTGATTTAATTACTTGGTTAGATCAGCAGGAAAGTAATTAGTTTTAAGTTTTGATAAACTATAAAGCCGGAGGTAAAAACTCCGGTCTTTTATATAGTGATTGTCAAAAGTGTTGAATGTTAAGAAAAATCCGATAAAAATAGCCCAAAATATGTTAAATTTTGGGCAGAAGATTAAAGTATATCTATTTGATAGTGATTATAAATTAATTTCCCAAAATTGTCAAAGGTATCTTGAGAGGACTGCCAAAAAACGATTATCCAGTATTGAACAGTCGTCTGTTCTTTGAGTGCTGGTTATCCTATACTATGGATAACAGCTTAACAAGTATGCGAGATTTGTTTAACAGGTTAAACAAGACAGGATATGAGGTAGATATTTCTACTTTTTCTAAAGCAAATTTACATCGAAGCCAAAAACCCTTTCAAGAAATTTACCAAAAATTAAATGAATTAGTACAGAACAAAGTTCAAAAAAAGTTACACGATAAATATGCGATTTGTCCAATAGATTCAACAATTATTACTCTGACCAGTAAATTGTTATGGGTGTTAGGACACCATCAAGTAAAACTTTTCAGCTCTCTAAATCTAGCTACTGGAAGTCCCTCAGATAATTTCATAAATTTTGGACATGCTCATGATTATAAATTTGGTTCTAAAATGATGTCTAGTCTCCCAATAAATGCTGTTGGGGTAATGGATAGGGGCTTTGCTGGATTAAAATTTATTCAAGAATTAGTGCAAGAAAACAAATATTTTGTCTTGCGGATAAAAAATAATTGGAAACTAGAGTTTGAGGACTCAACTGGATTGGTTAAAGTTGGTGCATCTGATGAGGCTATTGCCTATAGAGTAATTAATTTTTGTGATTTAAGTAGGTAGGCACGAAAAAACCAAACTATGTAAAGATAAGTAAATACGGAGAATGCATCTACCGAGGTGACTTAATATATGGGCGCTCGTTTAAGGATATTCTTGACTCGTGAGCAAGACAGAACCCTGTTACAGCTAAGAACTGCGGAAGTACCACAGAAAGTAAAAGATCGAGCAGAAATAATTAGGCTAAATGCACATGGCTGGTATGTAGAAAAAATAGCTGCTCACTTTAATTTGACTCTACAAACGGTAAGAGAGGTTTTACACAACTGGAAAAGCAAAGGTCTAGAAGGACTTTGGGAACTACCGGGTCGAGGAGGAAAGTCAAAATGGCAAGAAGAGGACATCATATTTTTGGAAGAATGCCTGAAAAAAGAACCGCGTACATACAATAGTCTTCAACTCGCACAAAAATTAGAACGCGTAGGCGTAGCCCGCCGCAGGCATCGCTCAATTAAACTGAGTCCCGACAGATTAAGACGGGTACTCAAAAAAAGGGGGTCAATTGGAAGCGAGCAAGGAAGAGTCACAAAGGCAAGCAAAACCCGATAGCACGAGCAAACAAACTCTTCAGTCCTAGATATGTTGGAATTATCTGCTGCGGCTGGAGAAATAGACCTAAAGTATCTAGATGAATCAGGGTTTTGTGTATGGAGCGAACCAGGTTACACCTATTACTTCAAAGGTGAGCAAAAACGCTTAGAGCAAACTAAGCATCGTGGACGGAGATTAAGTATTATCGGCTTTCTTCAACCTTTAATCAGCTTTGTTTACGGTCTGGTTATTGGTGGGATTAGTCGTAAATCGTACATCGAAATGATGGAGATTGAAGCGACTGAAGCTCAAAAAACTGGACGCACTAGGGTAATTGTGCAGGATAACGGATCGATACACCGATGTCTTGAAGTGCAAAAGTTATGGTCAAAGTGGGAAAACATGGGTTTGTACATCTTTTTCTTGCCCGCATACTGCTCCGAGATGAACCCAATTGAATTGGAGTGGCAGCACCTTAAAAAAGACGAACTATGTGGGCAAATATTTGATGACGAGTTAGACCTCGCTTACGCCGTGATGGATGGCGTTAAAGCTAGGGGAGAAAAAGGCAACTACAGTACACAACGTATTAAATTTGACTCTAATTCCTCTGGTTAAATTTTCGTTACATAGTTATAAATTTTCCCGCCCACCTACTTAGAGGCGAAAACCGAGTAACCCTAAAGTTACTAATTTACCAGCGTTAGGAGAAGCTGCCGTTAGTGATGATGAAATTAGGAATATTTATCGATTACGTTGGGGAGTCGAATTATTGTGGAAGTTTTTAAAGATGCACTTAAAACTTGACAAATTAATTACTAAGAACGTCAATGGTATCACTATACAAATTTACATTAGTTTAATAGCTTATCTAATTTTACAGATATTATCTATCCCACAACAATGGGGGCATACGCTATTAGATAAATTCCGCTATTTACAATCTTATATGTGTCAGGAAATCAGTTATGTTCATTGGTTTGAGGAGATAATGTTATGTTGACTATTTTAGGCTTAAGAGAGTTAGTGTAACTGTGTATGTAAAGTTTTGTATCAGGATTCAACGATTCTGCATTTGAAGCATCATGATGGTGTGATAAACAAGTAGCAAGAATCGTCAACATATAGTTGTTATCCATAGCAGCTCGATTTGATTTTTGACGATTACTACGCTTGAGCGAGCGCTCTAAATTTAGTGCATTAAGTGCTATACGTCGCAGGAACGACAAGTTTTGTGGAGCATGACCAGTACGGACGCGGCAAGCATCTTCATTGAACGTAACGTCCAAACTCCAATGCAATCCATTTTCAACGCCCCAGTGGAGACGGATAGCTTGCCCTAATTTATGATTTTAAACCTGATGCCATGAGACTGCCTCTGATGCTAGATAGATGCTTTGATTATTAGCCTACTACTGAATGTCTTTAATGCTTAAATCTTCTTTTTAAGATCACAATTGTGCAAAACAATCTGTCATTTTAACTACAAAATTAGATGCGCTTACCCTGTTTTCCGACCAAGAATTGACGTATATTAAAGCCAAGGAAGTTAAATCCTGGCTTTTGTTGCTCATACTGGTTCAGGGTATGAGCAAGCCTTGTTTTACTGGGCTTTAATTCTAAACCCATGCCTTTTAACCATTTGGAGATAATCTCCTTGCATCTTTGGATAACGGTTATGTCTTTGTGGAGAATCACAAAATCATCGGTGTACCGGATGAGGGTGAGGGCTTTTCTGTTGTCCCTCTTGCCGAAACCGCCCTTTGTGGGTAGAGTGTCGGCAAATTGCTTAATCCGTTCTTCCATCCGGTGGAAGGCAATATTTGCTAGTAACGGAGAGATGACCCCGCCCTGTGGCAGTTACCATCACAATGCTTGCATAGTTGTGCCGATGTTGGCTTTCTGCCTTTTAATTTACCTCTTTGGTAATTACCAGCATCAATTTTGATGTGTTCTCTGCCATTCGTCAGAGTTAAGCTAACAGTCCAGTCTTTCTCTCTAAATGAGAAAATTCTGGCATCATAATCAGCCGATGTTGGCTTAAATGTTTTAACTGGCTTGTCTTTTTGTTTGGCAGTTTTGCGATTAGCTCCAACTCTGGCACAAGCACGAACAGCTAAATTTGCGCTTAACCCAAACAAAGCGCGAATCTCGTTATAAACCAGATTTTGAATAGTCATCTTACTGGTTATTTGAGACTTACAGCACTTGCGTCTGTTATGAGGTACAATAGATTAAAATATAAATACCTTTAAATGAAGTCATACTCTGTCGATCTTCGAGAAAAAATAGTTGCAGCACATCTTCAAAAAAACATCTCAATCAGAAAAGTAGCTAACATATTTTCCGTCTCAAAAAGTTTAGTTCAAAAGCTTGTAAAACAACAAAAACTTGAAGGGAATTTACAATCCAAGCCGCGAGGAAAGCCACAATTTAGTCATTTAACAAATGCTGACACAGAGTTGAGAGAATTAGTTGAATCATATCCAGATGCAACATTGATAGAGTTGTGTGAATTATTTGCAGACAAGACTGGCAATTGGGTAGGTCAAAGTGCAATGTGCCGGGCGTTACATAAATTAGGATTAAATCGAAAAAAAAAACAAAGCGGAGTACGCAAGCGGGGACTATTGAGTCCTAAATTTAAGATTAGATTATTGGGAGCATGTCAAAAATATAGAGCCAGAAAATTTAGTATTTTTGGACGAAACTGGCGTTTTATTAGGGTTAGCGAGGACTCATGCTCGTTCACAAATGGGAACAAGAGCTTACTCTTTTAACCCATTTTATAGAGGCTCAAAAGTTACAGTGATTGGAGCAATTAGTATTAAAAAAGTAGTTGCATTAATGACAATGAATGGTTCAATGGATGGCATCGCATTTGAATTATTTATTGAGAAGTTTTTAGTGCCAAATTTATGGTCAGGAGCAGTGGTAGTTATGGATAATTTATCTGCACATAAACTAGATTCAATTGTGCCAATGATTGAAGCTGTAGGTGCGAAAGTTATTTGTTTATCCTCATACTCCCCCGATTTTAATCCAATTGAATTATGGTGGTCACAACTTAAATTTTTTTTACGCAGTTTCGCTCCAACTACAACAGAAATGGTTGATAAACTAATCTCAGTTGCACTCAACTTAATAAATCCTCAACATTTAAGAAACTGGTTTGCTAGTTGCTGCTACTGTACCTCATAACAGCCGTAGGTGCTGTAACTTTTTCGTTGGCGTAGTTACACGCATCAGCAAAAGCTTTTAGTACCAGTTCGATTTCTTCTGCCTGTCTTTGAGAGGGGTTGAGTTTGCAAACTAGCGTCAATACTTGTTCCATGACTTCGACCTAATCACGTGTGAATATAATACATTTAAAATAGTCGTGTTGTACCAAAGATTTGTTTGGGAAAAGCTCAACTATCCCTCTCCCTAACTTCGCTGACGCTCAGTATTGGTCAAGGGATGTTTCGCTTTTCCCCCGCAATTCCTCTCAACACTGAAACGGTACTCCGTTTCAGTGTTGAGAGGAATTGCGGAAATAGGTAAAAAGGGTAAGCTTTTTGAGAATGGTATGAGATGGGCTAGCTTTACGTTCGTCGGTTAACTAGGGTAGCGCTAGCTTGGTCAACAGGCATCAGCACAACTTCATTAATATTGACATGGGGCGATCGCGTCACGCAAAAAAATATTACATCAGCCACATCATCTGCTGTCAGGGGTGTAACTCCCTGATAGACTTTGTTGGCGCGTTCAGTATTTCCATGAAAGCGCACCTCACTAAATTCCGTTTCTACCATACCAGGATCAACGGAAGTTACACGTACCCGTGTCCCCAACAAGTCTTGTTTTAAACCTTCAGAAATTGCTCTCACAGCAGCTTTGGTTGCACAGTAGACATTGCCACCGGGATAGGTTTGATGTCCAGCAATGGAACCTAAATTTACCACATGACCGCGATCGCGACTTACCATTCCCGGAACGACATAGCGGGAGACGTAAAGTAAACCCTTAACGTTAGTATCAATCATGTCTTCCCAGTCTTGAAAGCTGCCTTCGTGCAACTTGTCTAAACCACGACTTAAGCCAGCATTATTAATGAGAATATCGATATCAGACCAAGCGGGGGGTAGAGTTGTAATGGCAGATTCAACAGCGCTGCGATCGCGCACATCTAGCTCTAATAAATGAGTTTCAGTACTAAAATCTTTACTGAGAGTATCTGCTAGCTGTTGTAAACGTTCTAAACGTCGTGCTGCCAAAATAAGTTTTGCACCCGCACCAGCGAAGATTCTCGCACAAGCAGTACCAATACCACTACTTGCGCCAGTAATCAAAATGATTTGATTTTGTAGGGAAGTCACGTCGCTTCGCTCCGAATTCAAAATTCAAAATTCAAAATTCAAAAATTTTTATCCCCATAAATAAATTTAGGGGCTTGTATCATGAGTCGTCTTCGGTCATTAGGATAGTTAGGAGTGAGGAGTTAACAGTTAATGAATTATGAATTAGCACAAGTTTTATCGTTCATAATTTATCATCAGTCTGTCTATTACTCCTAACTCCTGTAAAGATGCGATTAATCGCGTCTGTATTACTTCTTCACTACTTGCAGGCGCTGAGTTACCATCGTCATCCCATTACCTCGTAGGATGACAGCAGAAACCCATTGACTACCAGGGGTAGATGGTGCTTGTCCCGTTTTAAACAATCCACCAGATGTTAGTAATTGCAAATCTACAGATGTAGGGTTGAGAAATTTATCTGGTTTTATGGGTTCTTCTAGCGCCGTTCCTAGTAGAAAATCATCACCAAGTGGCTCTTGGACGATCGCATCAAAATTATACTTCTGACCAACTACCACCTGCTGTGGTAATTTAAAATCAATTTGGGGCGGCTTGCTGCCAGAGGTAAGCAAGGTGCGTTCTGACAATATGTCTTGGCGGGCAATTTTGCCATTTTCAATGCGCTGACGCGATTTAATCGTGGCATTGAGAGTCAATTTATTAGCGTTACCGGAGGGTAAGCCAGTTATATTCGTTTCTGTTTCGGCAATAATCCCATTGCCTTCAGATTTTGAAGATAGCAGTTTTGTAGTGTATTGCAATTTGGGATATCGTTGCCAAAGTGAAATTAAAGACTTTTCTAGAGTTTGGAGGTTTAATCCATCCCCATGAGTGAAATTGGGGCTATAAAATTGCAACACTCCTTTGACATCTCCCCGGCTAGCGGCGGCATCAACTTGCGTCAAGAGATTTTTCAGATTGGCTGGTGCGTTTTGGGGTGTACCAGTTTGGACTAATTGTTGTGGTGTCGTCGCCTGAGTACGTTGCCAACCACTTGTTAAACCAATAGTCAGTAGGAACGAAACCAGCCAGATATGTGCTGGAAATCTGAGTTGTCGTCTCACTAAGGCGGTAATAATATTAGTCATTGGCAAGAATTTACTGATTTGATGAGAGAAAGTAAGGAAATTGTTTTATCTTAGTTAAGCTAGACGCTAAACGGTAGAGGTTTGATGGCAAACGCACCGATACGATTATTAATAGCTGCCAGTGGGACTGGTGGTCACTTGTTTCCAGCGATCGCACTGGCAGAAAAACTTCCAGATTATCAAATAGAATGGCTGGGAGTACCCAATCGCCTAGAAACTCAACTTGTCCCTAAACAGTATCCCTTGAATACTATTGCAGTTGAAGGGTTTCAGCAAGGGTTTGGATTTTCCTCAATTCGGATCTTGGGTAAACTTGCCCTTTCGATTGTGGAAGTTAGACGAATTCTCAAACAGGGAAATTTTCAAGGGGTGTTTACCACAGGGG encodes the following:
- a CDS encoding reverse transcriptase domain-containing protein, giving the protein MEERIKQFADTLPTKGGFGKRDNRKALTLIRYTDDFVILHKDITVIQRCKEIISKWLKGMGLELKPSKTRLAHTLNQYEQQKPGFNFLGFNIRQFLVGKQGKRI
- a CDS encoding DUF4351 domain-containing protein; its protein translation is MQESVIYQDILQKGKQQEAVSFCLRLLNQRFGKLNSFIIERVQVLSVEKLEALGAALFNISEVSDLITWLDQQESN
- a CDS encoding nuclear transport factor 2 family protein, with product MTNIITALVRRQLRFPAHIWLVSFLLTIGLTSGWQRTQATTPQQLVQTGTPQNAPANLKNLLTQVDAAASRGDVKGVLQFYSPNFTHGDGLNLQTLEKSLISLWQRYPKLQYTTKLLSSKSEGNGIIAETETNITGLPSGNANKLTLNATIKSRQRIENGKIARQDILSERTLLTSGSKPPQIDFKLPQQVVVGQKYNFDAIVQEPLGDDFLLGTALEEPIKPDKFLNPTSVDLQLLTSGGLFKTGQAPSTPGSQWVSAVILRGNGMTMVTQRLQVVKK
- a CDS encoding SDR family oxidoreductase, giving the protein MTSLQNQIILITGASSGIGTACARIFAGAGAKLILAARRLERLQQLADTLSKDFSTETHLLELDVRDRSAVESAITTLPPAWSDIDILINNAGLSRGLDKLHEGSFQDWEDMIDTNVKGLLYVSRYVVPGMVSRDRGHVVNLGSIAGHQTYPGGNVYCATKAAVRAISEGLKQDLLGTRVRVTSVDPGMVETEFSEVRFHGNTERANKVYQGVTPLTADDVADVIFFCVTRSPHVNINEVVLMPVDQASATLVNRRT
- a CDS encoding transposase, which translates into the protein MDETGVLLGLARTHARSQMGTRAYSFNPFYRGSKVTVIGAISIKKVVALMTMNGSMDGIAFELFIEKFLVPNLWSGAVVVMDNLSAHKLDSIVPMIEAVGAKVICLSSYSPDFNPIELWWSQLKFFLRSFAPTTTEMVDKLISVALNLINPQHLRNWFASCCYCTS
- a CDS encoding UvrD-helicase domain-containing protein, which codes for MQDYLESPLPVEITEDLLHRLRLPEEYWATLTACRTLDDLMAVNLPGKWCDRIFDCIAEPNFDQVLNQPSFVTGSTDDLLRFTEGELLGFLLKLNPEQEKFVSWAINASVPTLLKGGPGTGKSTVALYRVRALVEILQANGIEKPKILFTTYTNALVAFSQQLLASLLGEDIQYVNVKTADAIIASVISQSTGKPNIASGDVLRKTIKQALIYAIDSLEPRLEICRTHRSTAR
- a CDS encoding helix-turn-helix domain-containing protein → MKSYSVDLREKIVAAHLQKNISIRKVANIFSVSKSLVQKLVKQQKLEGNLQSKPRGKPQFSHLTNADTELRELVESYPDATLIELCELFADKTGNWVGQSAMCRALHKLGLNRKKKQSGVRKRGLLSPKFKIRLLGACQKYRARKFSIFGRNWRFIRVSEDSCSFTNGNKSLLF